In a single window of the Zea mays cultivar B73 chromosome 5, Zm-B73-REFERENCE-NAM-5.0, whole genome shotgun sequence genome:
- the LOC103627765 gene encoding blue copper protein, with amino-acid sequence MASSLVSRLPVAVLLLLVACSSTAAATSYTVGDGSGWTSGVDYTSWAASKDFKVGDNLVFNYAKGLHTVVEVSAGEYMACTAANPLGSESDSSGATTVALKAPGTHYYVCSIAGHCGAGMKLAVAVTVGGSNSNSPGATPDDPTTPRTSPTPTAPYTTPTTTTPYTTTPTTTPPYTTPTTTPTTTTPYTTPTCSGGGGATATPGMTPFMSFPSAAGLGSAALAGFGLVWCVIVQLALL; translated from the exons ATGGCTTCCTCCTTGGTTTCTCGATTGCCTGTCGCAGTGTTGCTGCTGCTCGTGGCCTGCTCCTCCACGGCAGCCGCCACCAGCTACACCGTCGGCGACGGGTCCGGCTGGACGTCCGGTGTCGACTACACATCTTGGGCCGCCTCCAAAGACTTCAAAGTCGGGGACAATCTCG TGTTCAACTACGCGAAGGGGCTGCACACGGTGGTGGAGGTGAGCGCGGGAGAGTACATGGCGTGCACGGCCGCCAACCCGCTGGGCTCCGAGTCCGACAGCAGCGGCGCGACCACCGTGGCCCTCAAGGCGCCAGGCACCCACTACTACGTGTGTAGTATCGCCGGGCACTGCGGCGCCGGGATGAAGCTCGCCGTGGCCGTGACCGTCGGCGGCTCCAACTCCAACTCCCCTGGCGCCACGCCGGACGACCCAACGACCCCGCGGAcgtccccgacccctaccgcgcccTACACGACGCCGACCACCACCACACCGTACACGACGACCCCGACCACCACACCACCGTACACGACGCCGACGACGACCCCGACCACCACAACACCGTACACGACGCCGACGTGCTCTGGCGGTGGTGGCGCCACGGCAACCCCGGGCATGACTCCGTTCATGTCATTTCCCAGCGCGGCCGGCCTCGGATCGGCGGCGTTGGCTGGCTTTGGGCTGGTTTGGTGTGTCATCGTCCAGCTAGCGCTGCTGTAG